In the genome of Colletotrichum lupini chromosome 8, complete sequence, one region contains:
- a CDS encoding LPXTG-domain-containing protein yields the protein MASVVDTDRIGADAIGRRIDGADEKTLITRSEEYGEQQQPSGLERYINHSSVVNFGVIILASWESFAVTFQFALANGGPASMFYGSILAGFGACAVGFSLAELASIDPTVGAQYRWSANLAPSANRFWGLLQGWITTAAWCFACGGPPSILANIITSLAIFNYDNYAPERWHTSLIMIGTLVLPFLFNLWFRKFLNAFEIIGGVLHIALFVAFIVILAVLGQRSSSDYVLKTLTSDVSGWNDPGVSWGLGLLTITFSVTGFDSVIHMSDEVRKARTRVPRSVILACVVNSVMLFVFVTILLFYIGPLDDLSTAPLPLIYVIYNATGSKAASNTLVSLVAVIIFFASFNMLASVSRLVWMFANDKGLPFSRFFSHISPTFKLPMNALLLIGIIVTCLSLIYIASATAFNALISLQALALHVSYFFPILFLLLRKVRGPPPPYGPFKLGAVGVPVNLFALSYLIYVVLWMPFPQILPVTKDNMNYAGPIFGAVLIGALADWFVSGRKRFQMPLRKYE from the exons GTCTGTTGTAGATACCGACAGGATTGGAGCAGACGCGATCGGACGCAGAATAGATGGTGCTGATGAAAAGACATTGATCACTCGTTCTGAGGAATACGGCGAACAGCAACAGCCATCTGGTCTCGAG CGATACATTAACCATTCCTCTGTTGTAAACTTCGGCGTAATCATACTGGCATCATGGGAGTCTTTCGCCGTAACTTTCCAATTCGCGTTAGCGAATGGTGGCCCTGCTTCGATGTTCTACGGCTCGATCCTGGCTGGCTTCGGAGCTTGTGCCGTCGGATTTTCACTCGCTGAGCTAGCATCAAT AGATCCGACTGTCGGCGCGCAGTATCGTTGGTCTGCAAATCTTGCCCCTAGCGCAAACAGGTTCTGGGGTTTACTTCAGG GATGGATCACTACTGCTGCGTGGTGCTTCGCCTGTGGGGGACCACCATCAATCCTGGCAAACATCATCACGTCCCTAGCCATCTTCAACTATGATAACTATGCGCCAGAGCGATGGCATACTAGTCTCATCATGATTGGTACTCTCGTCTTGCCCTTTCTATTCAATCTCTGGTTTCGAAAGTTTCTCAATGCGTTCGAGATAATTGGCGGGGTCTTGCATATTGCCTTGTTCGTGGCCTTCATTGTTATTCTCGCTGTCCTTGGACAACGCAGCAGTTCCGACTACGTTTTAAAGACGCTTACATCTGACGTCTCGGGATGGAATGATCCCGGAGTATCATGGGGTTTGGGACTGTTAACGATAACGTTCTCCGTAACGGGATTTGACAGCGTCATACACATGA GCGATGAAGTAAGAAAAGCTAGAACACGCGTTCCACGAAGCGTCATTCTTGCCTGCGTCGTCAACTCAGTCATGCTTTTTGTGTTTGTTACGATCTTACTCTTCTACATCGGACCTCTGGACGACCTTTCTACGGCCCCATTGCCGCTCATCTACGTAATCTACAATGCGACTGGCTCGAAAGCTGCCTCCAACACTCTCGTCTCCCTGGTAGCAGTCATTATCTTCTTCGCCTCATTCAACATGTTGGCGTCAGTATCCCGTCTAGTATGGATGTTCGCGAACGACAAGGGCTTGCCATTCTCCCGCTTTTTCTCGCAT ATCAGTCCTACTTTCAAGTTACCAATGAATGCCTTGCTCCTCATTGGGATTATAGTCACATGTCTTTCCCTGATCTACATCGCCTCAGCCACAGCTTTCAACGCCCTGATTTCTCTCCAGGCTTTGGCTCTTCATGTATCGTACTTTTTCCCGATCCTTTTTCTCTTACTCCGGAAAGTTCGCGGCCCGCCACCGCCATACGGACCCTTCAAGCTAGGAGCTGTCGGCGTTCCGGTCAATCTCTTCGCGCTCAGCTACTTGATATACGTTGTGTTATGGATGCCGTTCCCTCAAATCTTGCCAGTCACCAAGGACAACATGAATTACGCAGGTCCAATATTTGGAGCAGTCTTGATAGGTGCGCTTGCCGATTGGTTTGTGAGCGGAAGGAAGAGGTTCCAAATGCCTCTGAGGAAATATGAGTAG